A region of the Litchfieldia alkalitelluris genome:
GGAGTTGAATTAATTAAAACAGGATATTTATTGCTCGACCAGACAATTGAAGTTCAACTATTAAAGGAAGATGGTGATTACCTTGAGAAAGGAGAAATCATCGCGACCGTAAAAGGACCAATGGGTCAACTACTAACAGGTGAACGTGTGATTTTAAATTTATTACAGCGAATGAGCGGAATTGCGACTCTAACAGATAAGGCGGTAAAAGCGTTAAACAGTGATCATACAAAAGTGTGTGATACAAGGAAAACCACACCTGGTTTAAGAATGCTTGAAAAATATGCAGTAACCTGTGGTGGTGGGTATAACCATCGATTTGGACTGTATGATGCAGTCATGATTAAGGATAATCATATTGCCTTTGCTGGCTCAATTACGAACGCTGTGAATGCGGTTCGGGCAAAAGTAGGGCATATGGTCAAAATTGAAGTTGAAACGGAAAGCAAGGAACAAGTTCTTGAAGCAATTGCGGCAAATGCTGATGTAATTATGTTTGATAATCGTACACCTGAAGAAGTGAGTGAATTTGTGAAGCTTGTACCTCCTACAATTAGAACGGAAGCATCAGGCGGCATTACACTAGATGATTTAGCTTCCTACCAACATACAGGTGTTGATTTTATCTCGCTTGGAGCTTTAACACATTCGGTGAAGGCACTTGATATTAGTTTTAACGTTAGTGATAAGGGGGAATTATAATGAATATTTTAGAGCTTCTAAAAAAAGATCAAGATCAACAGATGCCTGAAGAATATAAGCAGTTATCAGTAGAAGAAATGGAAAATAGAGTGAAAGAAATAAAAGAAAGAATGGGTACCTCTTTATTTATTCCTGGTCATCACTATCAAAAAGACGAGGTTGTTCAATTTTCAGATTCAACAGGAGATTCTCTTCAATTAGCTCAAGTGTCTGCACAAAATAAGGATGCTAAATACATTGTGTTTTGTGGTGTTCATTTTATGGCTGAAACAGCTGACATCCTTACAAGCGATGAACAAGTGGTGATTTTGCCTGATATGCGTGCAGGCTGTTCGATGGCCGATATGGCAAATATGGATCAAACAGAACAGTGCTGGGAAGTATTAATGGAAACGTTTGGTGATACGATTCTTCCATTAACGTATGTAAATTCAACTGCTGCTATCAAAGCCTTTGTTGGTAAAAATGGTGGAGCAACGGTTACTTCATCTAATGCACAGGAAATGGTGAAATGGGCATTTACACAAAAAGAACGAATTCTTTTCTTGCCTGACCAACATCTAGGTAGAAATACGGCATATGACATTGGCATTCCATTAGACCAAATGGCTGTTTGGAACCCCATTTCAAATAAATTTGAATATGAAGGCGATTTAAATGATGTAAAGGTGATTTTATGGAAAGGACACTGTTCGGTTCATGAAAACTTCACAGTCGCTAATATCAAAGAAGTAAGAGAAACAAAACCAGATATGAAGATTATTGTTCATCCAGAATGCTCACGAGAGGTTGTAGCTCTTTCAGATGATAATGGGTCAACAAAGTACATTATAGATACGATTAACAACGCACCAGCGGGCAGTAAATGGGCAATTGGTACAGAAATGAACTTAGTTAAACGAATCATTGATCAACATCCTGATAAAGAAATCATTTCACTTAACCAAAACATGTGCCCCTGTTTAACAATGAATCGAATTGATTTACCGCATTTGTTATGGACATTAGAAAGCTTAGAACAAGGTAAGGTTGTAAACCAAATTTCAGTAGAAGAAGAAATCGCAAGAGATGCTGTTTTAGCATTAGAAAGAATGCTTCAGCGTTAAGATGCTATAAATGAACCCAAGTCACAGGTCGTGATTTGGGTTTTTTAGTATTTGGATAAAATACTTAAGTCAATGACCGGGTAAGACACGATAGGTGTGGAGGAGATAAAATTGTGAAGTCGTGGATAAAACTGAAATAGTCGTGGATAAAACTGAAAATGTCGTGGATAAAATCGAAAAAGTGATGATAAAAGTCCAAAGCCGCTGTTAAACAACTAAAAGTCGCGGAAAGACTTATAAATACAAACTTTTAACGAGTTTTAATCTAAGATATATTTATGTTAAAAAAACAAAGTTTATCATAATCCGTTTCATTTGCGCATAAGTTTTTGTGAAGAATAGTGGCAATCTGCCTATCGTCACATACAATGTATAGACTTATGTACAGGAGGGGAAAATCACGTGAAAATCCATATTGTGCAAAAAGGGGAGACTCTTTGGAAAATATCTCAAAAATATGGCGTAGATTTTGAAGAACTTAAGAAATTAAATTCCCAACTGAGCAATCCTGATATGATTATGCCTGGGATGAAAATAAAAATCCCAAGTGGGAATGTTCATGTGAAGAAAGAGCAAGTTGCAAATACTAGTCCGGTTCAGAAAGAAGCACAAGTGCCGAAAGAACAGCAAGTGCAGAAAGAACAAGTAAAGAAAGAACAAGTAAAGGCAGAGCATCCTTACAAGGATATATCGCCAGCACCTTCGCCGGTTCTAGGTGTTGAAGAAGCACTTCCTAAGAAAGAAGCTGTAAAGCCAACACCAAAGGCACCATACGTACCTAAAATGCCAACATCTATTGATGTGGACGTAGATCTAAATAATCAAATGAATGTCAATATGCCGATCAGTAAGACGAATGTGTTTCCAGGAATGATGAAGCCAGAATGGGATGAAGTTGAATCAGTCAAAGAGGAGCTTCCACCAAAAATGCCTAAAATGCCTGAAATGCCAAACTTACCTAATGTACCAGCAGGTTATACACCACCACCACAAGTCGCTGGAGTAACGGACACACCTTATTGTGAGCCAATGACACCGGTGATGCCAGGAGCAGGATTTGACTTTCCAGGAGTACCACCAATGCCTGGTGGCGCGCCAGTAGGTCCAGTACCAGGAGGTTATCCACAGGTGGCACCAACACAGGGATTCCAACCGAATGTGCCTACAGATTTTGATGAAGATGATGATCTAGATTTACCACCTGCTCCACCATGGAACACAGGAGTACCAGGAGCAGCAGCTGGAACTCCATATCCAGGAGCACCAGGAGCAGCAGCTGGAACTCCATATCCAGGAGCACCGGGAGCAGCAGCTGGAACTCCATATGCAGGAGCACCGGGAGCAGCAGCTGGAACTCCATATCCAGGAGCACCGGGAGCAGCAGCTGGAACTCCATATCCAGGAGCACCGGGAGCAACTGGAACTCCATATCCAGGAGCACCAGGAGTAGCTCCAGCGGGAACACCATACATGGGAGCACCAGATTTTGCGCCAACAGGAGCACCATATATGGGGACACCGGGAGTAGCTCCAGTAGGAACTCCGTACATGGGAACACCTGGAGCAGCACCGTTTAATCCTGCACCATATGGCGGTTATGCAACACCTCCTGGTTACGGTTTTCAGGGACCAGTTGGACCAATGAGAAATGAATATCCTGTTTTACCAGGAATGTATGAGGAAGATTTTGAGGATGACGTAGATGCTGATGACACACCTGGAGCTTATAATGGACCTGGAACTGTAGCACCTGCAGGATATCAAGGATATCCACAACCACAGATGCCACCAATGGGATACCAAGGATATCCTCAACCACAGATGCCGCCAACGGCTTATCAGCAGCAACCATTCCCTCCTCATGGGAAAGATTGTGGATGTGGTGGT
Encoded here:
- the nadC gene encoding carboxylating nicotinate-nucleotide diphosphorylase produces the protein MNQIKLQQLLQAFFIEDIGEGDLTSQSIFPKSRIGEGKMIAKEAGIVAGVELIKTGYLLLDQTIEVQLLKEDGDYLEKGEIIATVKGPMGQLLTGERVILNLLQRMSGIATLTDKAVKALNSDHTKVCDTRKTTPGLRMLEKYAVTCGGGYNHRFGLYDAVMIKDNHIAFAGSITNAVNAVRAKVGHMVKIEVETESKEQVLEAIAANADVIMFDNRTPEEVSEFVKLVPPTIRTEASGGITLDDLASYQHTGVDFISLGALTHSVKALDISFNVSDKGEL
- the nadA gene encoding quinolinate synthase NadA; translated protein: MNILELLKKDQDQQMPEEYKQLSVEEMENRVKEIKERMGTSLFIPGHHYQKDEVVQFSDSTGDSLQLAQVSAQNKDAKYIVFCGVHFMAETADILTSDEQVVILPDMRAGCSMADMANMDQTEQCWEVLMETFGDTILPLTYVNSTAAIKAFVGKNGGATVTSSNAQEMVKWAFTQKERILFLPDQHLGRNTAYDIGIPLDQMAVWNPISNKFEYEGDLNDVKVILWKGHCSVHENFTVANIKEVRETKPDMKIIVHPECSREVVALSDDNGSTKYIIDTINNAPAGSKWAIGTEMNLVKRIIDQHPDKEIISLNQNMCPCLTMNRIDLPHLLWTLESLEQGKVVNQISVEEEIARDAVLALERMLQR